A window of Macrotis lagotis isolate mMagLag1 chromosome X, bilby.v1.9.chrom.fasta, whole genome shotgun sequence contains these coding sequences:
- the LOC141501627 gene encoding 2'-5'-oligoadenylate synthase 1-like, translated as MDTKSLWNTQARNLDKYIKEHLLPDAPLPTEFQSAFDTIISHLKNRCFQDTGKSVRVTKVVKGGSCGKGTALRNCSDIKLVVFLSNLKNYRDQIDHKEEFIEEIKNQLEQCEHEQEWMFKVKFEVTRQANLQVLHFMMMSKMHAQLVYVLPVFDVLGQLTRDLRKPDPHVYIDLIRESQAGGEFFTCFTELQNTFFSQRCTKLKNLIRLVKHWYRMCKAKIISLPPQHALELLTVYAWEHGSQEVNFSIARGFRTVLNLVQNYQELMIYWTINYDINNEIIAAYLCHQLQKHRPVILDPADPTYDVGGGSHWRWDKLAQEAQKWSSAPCFQNEDGSWVQPWTIPMEQTLEASNNWNLLNEP; from the exons ATGGATACCAAGAGTCTCTGGAATACCCAGGCCAGAAATCTGGACAAATACATTAAGGAACATCTCTTGCCTGATGCCCCTCTCCCGACAGAGTTCCAAAGTGCCTTCGACACCATCATCTCCCATCTGAAGAACAGATGTTTCCAAGATACAGGGAAGTCAGTTCGAGTGACCAAGGTTGTGAAG GGAGGATCATGTGGCAAAGGCACAGCCCTGAGGAACTGCTCTGATATAAAGCTGGTAGTATTTCTAAGCAATCTCAAAAATTATCGCGACCAGATAGACCATAAAGAAGAGTTCATTGAGGAAATCAAGAACCAGTTGGAACAATGTGAACATGAGCAAGAGTGGAtgtttaaagtaaaatttgagGTCACCCGGCAGGCCAACCTTCAAGTGCTCCATTTCATGATGATGTCAAAAATGCATGCTCAGTTGGTGTATGTGCTTCCAGTCTTTGATGTTCTAG GCCAATTGACCAGAGACTTAAGGAAACCTGACCCCCATGTCTACATTGATCTCATAAGGGAATCCCAGGCAGGGGGAGAATTCTTCACTTGCTTTACAGAACTACAGAACACTTTCTTCAGTCAGCGATGCACCAAGCTCAAAAACCTGATCCGGTTGGTGAAACACTGGTACAGAATG tgCAAGGCAAAAATCATCTCACTGCCCCCTCAGCATGCTCTGGAGCTCCTGACTGTTTACGCCTGGGAACACGGGAGCCAAGAAGTTAATTTCTCCATAGCTCGGGGCTTCCGGACAGTCCTGAATCTGGTCCAGAATTACCAAGAGCTTATGATCTACTGGACCATCAACTATGACATCAATAATGAGATCATCGCCGCTTACCTTTGTCACCAGCTCCAGAAACACAG GCCAGTGATCCTGGACCCAGCTGACCCAACATATGATGTAGGTGGTGGAAGTCATTGGCGCTGGGATAAGCTGGCACAAGAAGCTCAAAAATGGTCATCTGCCCCCTGCTTTCAAAATGAGGATGGGAGCTGGGTTCAGCCATGGACTATACCA ATGGAGCAGACCCTGGAAGCCAGCAACAACTGGAACCTCTTGAACGAGCCATAG